In the genome of Pseudanabaena mucicola str. Chao 1806, the window GCAATGCTGGTACTTCTGCCCAATAACCACCTTCTTCTGCTGGATGAATGACTGCGCTGATTTTCATAGACTGATTTTTGAATATGTACTTAATCTATAATATCAGACTCAGAACCTTCAAGAAAACTTGAACCTTAGTCTCCAAACCAGTCTTTTAATTTTTGCCTTGTTTTTCCCTTAACATTTTCATCTATATGAATTGCTACGGCAGCTACGGCAGCAGCCAGCGCACCTAGATCGTCCGCATATCCAACGACTGGAGTTATATCAGGAATAGCATCTAAAGGAAAGATAAAATAGCCTAACGCAGTGTATATGATTGCTTTCGCTCCAACAGGAGTATTTGGGCTTTGCGCTGCATAGTAAAGCCAAAGTGCTTTCTCTATAACTTCTTTTCCTGCTGCTAGAGCAAAGCCAAAAATTTTATCCCAGAAGCTCTGATCAGAATAGTTTTGATCAAATTCATTTTTTTCTGAGTTCATTACAATGTCTAAGTTGGTGGAGGTATAACGTCGTCTTTCCTCATCACGTTCTCGGCTTGCCAGACTTCCCATTCTCTCTTGTGCAACAGCAATGTCTCATCGAACGTGCAGGGCACGACGCGCATCTGCGTACCAGTGTGAATCATTCCTAGAATTTCGTTCACGATATCCGTATGGCGTGAATAGCACGCCCAGTAAGCTCCGTCCCAGTTGTCGAAAAGGACATCGACCGTCTTCAAGATGTGGGGACTTAGAATCCCGTCTTGGTTCCAGAACGGTCTCGGAACGGTCACGGGGGACGAGAAGCCGAACAGTCTGTTCCAATCGTCCGCGAAGAGTGTGCCTTTGGTTTCAAGGA includes:
- a CDS encoding YkvA family protein, which codes for MNSEKNEFDQNYSDQSFWDKIFGFALAAGKEVIEKALWLYYAAQSPNTPVGAKAIIYTALGYFIFPLDAIPDITPVVGYADDLGALAAAVAAVAIHIDENVKGKTRQKLKDWFGD